One window from the genome of Thalassospira xiamenensis M-5 = DSM 17429 encodes:
- the rplC gene encoding 50S ribosomal protein L3, with amino-acid sequence MRSGLITQKVGMTRVFTDEGVHLPVTVLKVDNLQVVANRTSDTDGYVAVQLGYGKAKVKNVSKPMRGHFAKAKVEPKAKLAEFRVSEDALIEVGAELSATHFVEGQYVDVIGTSIGKGFAGAMKRHNFGGLRASHGVSVSHRSHGSTGQCQDPGRVFKGKKMAGHMGAARVTVQSLKIVSTDEAKGLVLVHGAVPGHAGAYVLVKDAVKRAAPEGLPFPAALKGAAPAAEEAAAEDKE; translated from the coding sequence ATGCGTAGTGGACTTATTACCCAGAAGGTTGGCATGACTCGCGTCTTCACGGACGAAGGCGTGCACCTTCCTGTCACCGTTCTGAAAGTCGATAACCTTCAGGTCGTTGCTAATCGTACCAGCGACACCGACGGTTACGTTGCTGTTCAGCTTGGCTATGGCAAAGCAAAAGTGAAAAACGTATCGAAGCCGATGCGCGGTCACTTTGCAAAAGCCAAGGTTGAGCCGAAAGCCAAACTTGCTGAATTCCGCGTTAGCGAAGATGCGCTGATCGAAGTCGGTGCCGAACTTTCGGCAACCCACTTTGTTGAAGGCCAGTACGTTGACGTCATCGGCACCTCCATCGGTAAAGGTTTTGCCGGTGCGATGAAGCGCCATAACTTCGGTGGTCTGCGTGCGTCGCACGGTGTGTCTGTATCGCACCGTTCGCATGGTTCCACTGGTCAGTGCCAGGATCCGGGCCGCGTCTTCAAAGGTAAGAAGATGGCTGGTCATATGGGTGCGGCGCGCGTAACCGTTCAGTCCCTTAAAATCGTCTCTACCGACGAAGCAAAGGGTCTTGTTCTGGTTCACGGTGCTGTCCCGGGTCATGCAGGCGCTTATGTCCTTGTCAAGGATGCCGTGAAACGTGCTGCACCGGAAGGTCTGCCGTTCCCGGCCGCGCTAAAGGGTGCTGCCCCGGCTGCTGAAGAAGCTGCCGCCGAGGATAAGGAATAA
- the rplP gene encoding 50S ribosomal protein L16 yields the protein MLSPKRTKFRKAHKGRLKGEAKGGTELNFGAYGLKALEPERITARQIEAARRAITRHMRRQGRVWIRVFPDLPVSQKPAEVRQGKGKGSVEYWAARVKPGRIMFELDGVPLDLARRAFELAAAKLPIKTKFVTRLGEGE from the coding sequence ATGCTTTCTCCAAAACGTACAAAGTTCCGTAAAGCACACAAGGGTCGCCTTAAAGGTGAGGCCAAAGGTGGTACGGAACTTAATTTCGGCGCTTATGGCTTGAAAGCCTTGGAGCCGGAGCGTATAACGGCGCGTCAGATCGAAGCGGCCCGCCGCGCGATCACCCGCCACATGCGCCGTCAAGGCCGTGTGTGGATCCGCGTTTTCCCGGATCTCCCGGTATCGCAAAAGCCTGCTGAAGTCCGTCAGGGTAAAGGCAAAGGCTCGGTCGAATATTGGGCGGCACGTGTAAAACCGGGTCGGATTATGTTTGAACTTGACGGTGTTCCGCTGGATCTTGCACGTCGGGCTTTCGAGCTCGCAGCGGCAAAATTGCCGATCAAGACCAAGTTTGTCACGCGTCTTGGTGAAGGGGAGTAA
- the tuf gene encoding elongation factor Tu, with protein sequence MAKEKFARTKPHVNVGTIGHVDHGKTTLTAAITKVLAESGGASFQDYSMIDKAPEEKARGITISTAHVEYETANRHYAHVDCPGHADYVKNMITGAAQMDGGILVVSAADGPMPQTREHILLARQVGVPALVVFMNKVDQVDDEELLELVEMEIRELLSSYDFPGDDIPIVKGSALAALEGRDDAIGKEAILKLMEAVDSYIPAPERPKDRPFLMPIEDVFSISGRGTVVTGRVETGIVKVGEEVEIVGIKDTVKTIVTGVEMFRKLLDQGEAGDNIGALLRGTKREDVERGQVLAHVGSIKPHTKFTAEAYILTKDEGGRHTPFFSNYRPQFYFRTTDVTGSIELPAGTEMVMPGDNVQMTATLIAPIAMDEGLRFAIREGGRTVGAGVVAKIIE encoded by the coding sequence ATGGCTAAAGAAAAATTTGCGCGTACAAAACCGCACGTGAACGTTGGCACCATCGGCCACGTTGACCACGGTAAAACCACGCTGACCGCAGCGATCACCAAAGTTCTCGCAGAGAGCGGCGGCGCATCGTTCCAGGACTACAGCATGATCGACAAAGCGCCGGAAGAGAAAGCTCGTGGTATCACGATCTCGACCGCGCACGTCGAATATGAAACGGCGAACCGCCACTATGCGCACGTCGACTGCCCGGGCCACGCTGACTATGTCAAGAACATGATCACCGGTGCGGCACAGATGGACGGCGGCATTCTGGTTGTTTCGGCAGCTGACGGCCCGATGCCGCAGACCCGCGAGCACATCCTGCTTGCACGTCAGGTTGGCGTTCCGGCCCTCGTCGTGTTCATGAACAAGGTTGACCAGGTCGATGACGAGGAACTCCTCGAACTCGTCGAAATGGAAATCCGTGAACTTCTGTCGTCCTACGACTTCCCGGGCGATGACATTCCGATCGTCAAAGGTTCGGCTCTTGCTGCCCTTGAAGGTCGTGATGACGCGATTGGCAAAGAAGCGATCCTGAAGCTGATGGAAGCTGTTGACAGCTACATCCCGGCACCGGAACGTCCGAAAGACCGTCCGTTCCTGATGCCGATCGAGGACGTGTTCTCGATCTCGGGTCGTGGTACGGTTGTGACCGGTCGTGTTGAAACCGGTATCGTCAAGGTTGGTGAAGAAGTCGAAATCGTCGGTATCAAAGACACCGTCAAAACGATTGTCACCGGCGTTGAGATGTTCCGCAAGCTGCTCGATCAGGGTGAAGCTGGCGACAACATTGGCGCGCTGCTGCGCGGCACCAAACGTGAAGACGTCGAGCGTGGCCAGGTTCTGGCGCATGTCGGCTCGATCAAGCCGCACACCAAGTTCACCGCAGAAGCCTACATCCTGACCAAGGATGAAGGTGGCCGTCACACGCCGTTCTTCTCGAACTACCGTCCGCAGTTCTACTTCCGTACCACTGACGTCACCGGCTCGATCGAGCTGCCGGCAGGCACGGAAATGGTTATGCCGGGCGACAACGTCCAGATGACCGCGACCCTCATTGCACCGATTGCAATGGACGAAGGTCTGCGTTTCGCAATCCGTGAAGGCGGTCGTACCGTCGGCGCGGGCGTTGTTGCCAAGATCATCGAGTAA
- the rplX gene encoding 50S ribosomal protein L24 yields the protein MAAKIKKGDRVIVLTGKDKGKTGEVIAAFPTENKVLVSGINLVKRHQRPTGADAGGIVEKEAKINVSNVAIVDPKENKPTRVGFKTLDDGRKVRVAKLSGEVIDN from the coding sequence ATGGCTGCCAAGATTAAAAAGGGTGATCGCGTCATTGTTCTTACGGGTAAAGACAAAGGGAAAACCGGCGAAGTTATCGCCGCTTTCCCGACCGAGAACAAAGTTCTGGTTTCGGGCATCAACCTGGTGAAACGTCACCAGCGTCCGACCGGTGCTGATGCTGGCGGCATCGTCGAGAAGGAAGCGAAAATCAACGTTTCCAACGTGGCGATTGTCGACCCGAAAGAAAACAAGCCGACCCGCGTCGGTTTCAAGACCCTCGATGATGGTCGCAAGGTTCGCGTAGCGAAGCTCAGCGGCGAAGTCATCGACAACTGA
- the rpsC gene encoding 30S ribosomal protein S3 gives MGQKVNPIGLRVGINRTWDSRWYANKADFAGLLHEDLAIRKYIFDRLKQAGVSKVIIERPAKKARISIHSARPGVVIGKKGQDIEKLKNDLQKLTKSEVQVNIIEIRKPEIDAKLVADNIAQQLERRVSFRRAMKRSVQNAIRLGAGGIRINAAGRLGGAEIARTEWYREGRVPLHTLRADVDYGTSEAHTTYGVCGLKVWIFKGEIMAHDPLASERKALESAGSGRK, from the coding sequence ATGGGTCAGAAAGTAAATCCGATCGGTTTACGCGTTGGCATCAACCGCACGTGGGATTCCCGCTGGTACGCCAACAAGGCCGATTTCGCTGGCCTTCTTCATGAAGACCTGGCGATCCGTAAATACATCTTCGACCGTCTGAAACAGGCGGGTGTTTCGAAGGTGATTATCGAACGTCCGGCGAAAAAAGCCCGCATCTCGATCCACTCTGCCCGTCCGGGTGTTGTGATCGGGAAAAAAGGCCAGGACATCGAGAAGCTCAAGAACGATCTGCAGAAACTGACCAAGTCGGAAGTGCAGGTTAACATCATCGAAATCCGTAAACCGGAAATCGATGCCAAGCTGGTCGCTGACAACATCGCCCAGCAGCTTGAGCGCCGTGTTTCGTTCCGTCGCGCCATGAAGCGCTCGGTTCAGAACGCAATCCGTCTCGGTGCTGGTGGCATTCGTATTAATGCCGCTGGTCGTCTTGGTGGTGCTGAAATCGCTCGTACCGAATGGTACCGTGAAGGTCGCGTTCCGCTGCATACCCTGCGTGCGGACGTTGATTATGGCACTTCGGAAGCTCACACCACCTATGGTGTCTGCGGTCTGAAGGTCTGGATCTTCAAGGGCGAAATCATGGCTCACGATCCGTTGGCTTCCGAGCGTAAAGCGCTCGAGTCGGCTGGTTCAGGTCGTAAGTAA
- the rpmC gene encoding 50S ribosomal protein L29, producing the protein MKIADLRAKSADELKQMLLDLRKESFNMRFQQASGQFENTAQVRKVRRDIARIKTLLGNEKGATAA; encoded by the coding sequence ATGAAAATTGCTGATCTCCGCGCGAAAAGCGCTGATGAACTAAAACAGATGCTGCTCGACCTGCGTAAGGAATCGTTCAATATGCGTTTCCAGCAGGCTTCCGGTCAGTTCGAGAACACTGCGCAGGTCCGTAAGGTCCGCCGTGATATCGCCCGCATCAAAACCCTTCTCGGAAACGAGAAGGGTGCTACTGCGGCCTAA
- the rpsQ gene encoding 30S ribosomal protein S17 produces the protein MPRRVLQGTVVSTKNDKTVVVRVERQVMHPLYKKYVRKSKKFHAHDEENRFKTGDVVRIRECRPISKLKSWEVVVEE, from the coding sequence ATGCCGAGGCGTGTATTGCAGGGGACAGTCGTTTCGACAAAAAACGACAAGACTGTGGTGGTCCGTGTGGAACGCCAGGTCATGCACCCGCTGTATAAAAAGTATGTGCGCAAGTCGAAGAAATTCCACGCGCATGATGAAGAGAACCGCTTCAAGACGGGTGACGTCGTTCGTATTCGCGAATGCCGGCCGATCTCGAAATTGAAGTCTTGGGAAGTAGTGGTCGAGGAGTGA
- the rpsS gene encoding 30S ribosomal protein S19 — protein sequence MARSVWKGPFVDGYLLKKAETVRASGRNEVIKTWSRRSTILPQFVGLTFGVYNGQKFLPVLVNEDMIGHKFGEFSPTRTYYGHAADKKAKRK from the coding sequence ATGGCGCGTTCCGTTTGGAAGGGTCCGTTTGTAGACGGATACCTTCTTAAGAAAGCCGAAACAGTCCGTGCTTCAGGCCGGAATGAGGTAATCAAGACCTGGTCGCGGCGCTCGACGATTTTGCCGCAATTCGTAGGCCTCACCTTTGGGGTTTACAATGGCCAGAAGTTTCTGCCGGTACTTGTGAACGAAGATATGATCGGTCATAAGTTCGGTGAGTTTTCGCCGACCCGTACCTACTATGGTCACGCGGCCGACAAGAAGGCGAAGAGGAAGTAA
- a CDS encoding 50S ribosomal protein L23: MTIISKERMYEVIRAPHITEKSTLISEHNAVAFKVAIDATKPEIKAAVEGLFGVKVKAVNTSVVKGKTKRFRGTVGRRSDFKKAMVTLEEGQSIDVTTGI, translated from the coding sequence ATGACGATCATCAGCAAAGAGCGGATGTACGAAGTCATCCGCGCCCCGCATATCACTGAAAAGTCGACGCTGATTTCTGAACACAACGCCGTTGCGTTCAAAGTTGCGATCGACGCCACCAAGCCGGAGATCAAGGCTGCTGTGGAAGGTCTGTTCGGGGTGAAGGTCAAGGCGGTCAATACCTCTGTGGTAAAAGGCAAGACCAAGCGTTTTCGCGGTACTGTCGGTCGCCGGAGCGATTTCAAGAAAGCGATGGTTACCCTCGAAGAGGGTCAGTCCATCGACGTGACGACGGGAATCTAA
- the rplB gene encoding 50S ribosomal protein L2 gives MALKKFKPTSPGRRQLVLVDRSDLHKGKPIKALTEGLRKKGGRNNSGRITARRIGGGHKRRYRIIDFKRTKFDVVGTVERLEYDPNRTAFIALVRYSDDELAYILAPQRLAVGDNIVAAERVDIKPGNAAPLKNIPVGTIVHNVELKAGKGGQIARSAGTYVQLVGKDQGYAQLKLSSGEVRLVRGECMATIGAVSNQDQQNTNLGKAGRNRWLGKRPSVRGVAMNPIDHPHGGGEGRTSGGRHPVTPWGKPTKGKRTRSNKKTDALIMRRRHKS, from the coding sequence ATGGCTTTGAAGAAGTTTAAACCAACCTCTCCTGGTCGCCGTCAGCTGGTTCTTGTCGATCGTTCCGATCTCCACAAGGGCAAGCCGATCAAAGCGTTGACCGAAGGTCTTCGCAAGAAAGGTGGCCGTAACAACTCTGGTCGTATCACCGCCCGCCGTATTGGTGGTGGTCACAAGCGTCGTTACCGCATTATCGACTTCAAACGCACCAAGTTTGATGTCGTTGGTACGGTCGAACGTCTGGAATATGATCCGAACCGCACGGCGTTTATCGCCCTGGTTCGTTATTCCGATGACGAGTTGGCCTACATCCTCGCACCGCAGCGTCTTGCTGTCGGCGACAACATTGTTGCAGCCGAACGCGTAGACATTAAGCCGGGTAATGCCGCACCGCTGAAGAATATTCCGGTCGGTACCATCGTCCATAACGTCGAACTGAAAGCCGGTAAAGGTGGTCAGATCGCACGTTCGGCAGGCACCTATGTGCAGCTTGTCGGCAAGGACCAGGGTTACGCCCAGCTTAAGCTGTCCTCCGGTGAGGTACGTTTGGTTCGTGGTGAATGCATGGCTACCATCGGTGCCGTGTCCAACCAGGACCAGCAGAACACAAACCTTGGTAAAGCAGGCCGCAATCGCTGGCTTGGCAAGCGTCCTTCGGTTCGTGGTGTTGCCATGAACCCGATCGATCACCCGCATGGTGGTGGTGAAGGTCGCACTTCGGGTGGTCGTCACCCGGTTACGCCGTGGGGCAAGCCTACCAAGGGCAAACGTACCCGCTCGAACAAAAAGACTGACGCGCTCATCATGCGCCGTCGTCATAAGAGCTAA
- the rpsL gene encoding 30S ribosomal protein S12, with product MPTINQLIRKSRTPRTQRDMVPALEACPQKRGVCTRVYTTTPKKPNSALRKVARVRLTNGYEVTSYIPGEGHNLQEHSVVMIRGGRVKDLPGVRYHIIRGTLDTQGVKDRKQRRSKYGAKRPK from the coding sequence ATGCCCACTATCAACCAGTTGATCCGCAAATCGCGGACTCCGCGCACCCAGCGCGACATGGTTCCGGCACTGGAAGCCTGCCCGCAGAAACGCGGCGTATGCACCCGTGTCTACACCACGACCCCGAAGAAGCCGAACTCGGCACTTCGTAAGGTTGCTCGTGTCCGTTTGACCAACGGCTACGAAGTGACCAGCTATATTCCGGGTGAAGGTCACAACCTGCAGGAACACTCTGTCGTCATGATCCGTGGCGGCCGCGTAAAGGATTTGCCGGGTGTGCGTTACCACATCATTCGCGGTACCCTCGATACGCAGGGTGTCAAAGACCGTAAACAGCGTCGTTCGAAATACGGCGCGAAACGCCCGAAATAA
- the rpsJ gene encoding 30S ribosomal protein S10 codes for MDSQNIRIRLKAFDHRVLDQSTREIVNTAKRTGAEVRGPIPLPTRIEKYTVLRSPHIDKKSREQFEIRTHKRLLDIVDPTPQTVDALMKLDLAAGVDVEIKL; via the coding sequence ATGGATAGTCAGAACATTCGCATTCGCCTGAAGGCGTTTGACCATCGCGTGCTGGATCAGTCCACGCGCGAGATCGTCAATACGGCGAAGCGCACTGGCGCAGAGGTCCGCGGCCCGATTCCGCTGCCGACCCGCATTGAGAAATACACTGTTCTGCGGTCTCCGCACATCGATAAGAAATCGCGTGAGCAGTTCGAAATCCGTACGCATAAGCGTCTTCTCGACATTGTCGACCCGACTCCCCAGACTGTTGATGCTCTGATGAAGCTCGACCTGGCTGCAGGCGTCGACGTCGAGATCAAACTTTAA
- the fusA gene encoding elongation factor G, which produces MVQRTPISRYRNIGIMAHIDAGKTTTTERILFYTGKSYKIGEVHDGAATMDWMEQEQERGITITSAATTCFWKDNRINIIDTPGHVDFTIEVERSLRVLDGACAVFDAVSGVEPQTETVWRQADKYNVPRMCFVNKMDRTGADFFRCVKMIKDRLGANAAVMQLPIGSEMEFEGVVDLVANKEIVWKDESLGAEFEYRDIRDSLKDQAEEYREALIEQAVECDEAAMEAYLEGEMPSEEVLKKCIRKGTLKGELVPVLCGTAFKNKGVQPLLDAVIDYMPAPDDIEDVRGIKPGTEDEPDSRPLNDEAPFSGLAFKIMSDPFVGSLTFVRIYSGMLEAGSYVLNSVKEKKERIGRMLLMHSNNREEIKYACSGDIVALVGLKDTTTGDTLCDTAKPIILERMEFPDPVIEIAVEPKSKADQEKMGLALARLAQEDPSFRVKTDHESGQTIISGMGELHLDIIVDRMKREFKVEANVGAPQVAYRETISQEVDIDYTHKKQSGGSGQFARIKLTFTPGEPGSGFSFKDTVVGGNVPKEYIPGVAKGLETSLNSGVIAGFPVTDFSVTLTDGAYHDVDSSVMAFEIAARAAFREGLAKARPKLLEPIMNVEVVTPEEYMGDIIGDLNSRRGQVRDMDSRGIARVVSAFVPLANMFGYVNTLRSMSQGRAQFVMQFDHYADVPQAVADEVKAKSAG; this is translated from the coding sequence ATGGTACAACGTACTCCGATCTCTCGGTATCGCAACATCGGCATCATGGCTCACATCGATGCTGGTAAAACGACGACCACCGAGCGAATTCTATTCTACACCGGCAAGTCCTACAAAATCGGCGAAGTCCACGACGGCGCCGCAACCATGGACTGGATGGAACAGGAACAGGAACGCGGCATCACGATTACGTCTGCTGCGACGACCTGCTTCTGGAAAGATAACCGCATCAACATCATCGATACCCCGGGCCACGTTGACTTCACGATTGAAGTTGAACGTTCGCTTCGTGTTCTCGATGGTGCATGCGCTGTTTTCGATGCCGTTTCCGGTGTTGAACCGCAGACCGAAACCGTATGGCGCCAGGCTGACAAGTACAACGTTCCGCGTATGTGCTTTGTCAACAAGATGGACCGTACCGGTGCGGACTTCTTCCGCTGCGTCAAGATGATCAAAGACCGTCTCGGTGCCAACGCGGCTGTCATGCAGCTGCCGATTGGTTCCGAAATGGAATTCGAAGGCGTTGTCGACCTTGTTGCCAACAAGGAAATCGTCTGGAAAGACGAAAGCCTTGGCGCCGAGTTCGAATATCGCGACATTCGCGATTCGCTCAAAGACCAGGCTGAAGAGTACCGTGAAGCTCTGATCGAACAGGCTGTTGAGTGTGACGAAGCTGCCATGGAAGCTTACCTCGAAGGCGAAATGCCGTCCGAGGAAGTTCTCAAGAAGTGCATCCGTAAAGGTACGCTGAAAGGCGAACTGGTTCCGGTCCTTTGCGGTACTGCGTTCAAGAACAAAGGCGTTCAGCCGCTTCTTGATGCCGTCATCGATTACATGCCGGCTCCGGACGACATCGAAGACGTGCGCGGCATCAAGCCGGGCACCGAAGACGAGCCGGACTCACGTCCGCTGAACGACGAAGCACCGTTCTCCGGTCTTGCATTCAAGATCATGAGCGACCCGTTCGTTGGCTCCCTGACCTTCGTTCGTATTTATTCCGGTATGCTTGAAGCCGGTTCTTACGTTCTGAACTCTGTCAAAGAGAAAAAAGAACGTATCGGCCGTATGCTGCTTATGCATTCAAACAACCGCGAAGAAATCAAATACGCTTGCTCGGGCGACATCGTTGCTCTGGTCGGTCTGAAGGATACCACCACCGGTGATACCCTTTGTGACACGGCCAAGCCGATCATCCTTGAGCGTATGGAATTCCCGGATCCGGTTATCGAGATCGCTGTTGAGCCGAAATCGAAAGCCGACCAGGAGAAAATGGGTCTCGCCCTTGCACGTCTTGCACAGGAAGATCCGTCGTTCCGCGTCAAAACCGACCACGAATCCGGCCAGACCATCATTTCCGGTATGGGCGAGCTTCACCTCGACATCATCGTCGATCGCATGAAGCGTGAATTCAAAGTCGAAGCAAACGTCGGCGCGCCGCAGGTTGCTTATCGTGAGACGATTTCCCAGGAAGTCGACATCGATTACACCCACAAGAAACAGTCGGGTGGTTCGGGTCAGTTCGCACGTATCAAGTTGACCTTCACCCCGGGTGAACCGGGCAGCGGGTTCTCCTTCAAGGACACCGTCGTTGGCGGTAACGTTCCGAAGGAATACATTCCGGGTGTTGCCAAGGGTCTTGAAACCTCGCTTAACAGCGGTGTGATCGCCGGGTTCCCGGTCACCGACTTCTCGGTCACCCTGACCGACGGTGCGTATCACGACGTTGACTCGAGCGTGATGGCCTTCGAAATCGCAGCTCGTGCCGCATTCCGTGAAGGTCTTGCGAAAGCTCGTCCGAAGCTTCTCGAGCCGATCATGAATGTCGAAGTTGTGACGCCGGAAGAATACATGGGCGACATCATTGGTGACCTTAACAGTCGCCGTGGTCAGGTCCGTGACATGGATTCCCGTGGTATTGCACGCGTTGTTAGCGCGTTTGTCCCGCTGGCGAACATGTTCGGTTACGTCAATACGCTGCGTTCCATGTCCCAGGGCCGTGCCCAGTTCGTGATGCAGTTCGATCATTACGCCGACGTCCCGCAGGCAGTTGCGGACGAAGTCAAGGCCAAGTCGGCCGGCTAA
- the rplD gene encoding 50S ribosomal protein L4, translating to MKLDILKLDASKAGNIDLAEEIFGLDVRRDILHRMVNWQLAKRRAGTHKVKEKSEISATTKKFVRQKGSGGARHGSRKAVQFRGGGVAHGPRVRDHSHDLTKKFRKLALKTALSAKAKDGKLIVLDSAEFSDAKTKNLVAAFAKLGWKSALIIDGAQINEGFARAARNIPQVDVLPEIGANVYDILRRDTLVLTKGAVEALEARLK from the coding sequence ATGAAGCTCGACATTCTTAAACTTGACGCGTCCAAGGCCGGTAACATCGATCTCGCAGAAGAGATCTTTGGTCTGGACGTTCGTCGTGACATCCTGCACCGCATGGTGAACTGGCAGTTGGCAAAACGCCGCGCCGGTACCCACAAGGTAAAGGAAAAAAGCGAGATCTCTGCGACCACGAAAAAGTTCGTACGTCAGAAGGGCAGTGGCGGTGCACGTCACGGTTCCCGTAAAGCCGTACAGTTCCGTGGTGGTGGTGTAGCGCATGGTCCGCGTGTTCGCGATCATTCGCACGATCTGACCAAGAAATTCCGTAAGCTCGCGCTGAAAACCGCTCTGTCGGCCAAAGCAAAGGACGGTAAGCTTATCGTTCTGGACTCCGCGGAATTCTCGGACGCCAAAACCAAGAATCTGGTCGCTGCTTTCGCTAAGCTCGGCTGGAAATCTGCACTGATCATTGACGGTGCGCAGATCAATGAGGGCTTTGCACGCGCTGCGCGCAACATCCCGCAGGTTGATGTGCTGCCAGAGATTGGTGCTAACGTCTATGACATCCTGCGCCGTGACACCCTGGTGCTGACCAAGGGTGCGGTCGAAGCGTTGGAGGCACGTCTCAAATGA
- the rpsG gene encoding 30S ribosomal protein S7, with translation MSRRHAAEKREVLPDAKYGDKVLTKFMNGLMLDGKKSAAEKIVYGALEVMEGKGADPVAQFHEAMDNVKPNVEVRSRRVGGATYQVPVEVRSERRQALAIRWLVDAARKRSETTMVGRLAGELMDAANNRGSAVKKREDTHRMAEANKAFAHYRW, from the coding sequence ATGTCACGTCGTCACGCTGCTGAAAAGCGCGAAGTTTTGCCTGACGCCAAATATGGCGATAAGGTTCTGACCAAATTCATGAACGGCCTTATGCTCGACGGTAAGAAATCCGCCGCAGAAAAGATCGTTTATGGTGCACTGGAAGTTATGGAAGGCAAGGGTGCCGATCCGGTTGCCCAGTTCCATGAAGCCATGGACAACGTCAAGCCGAACGTCGAAGTGCGTTCGCGCCGTGTTGGTGGTGCTACTTACCAGGTTCCGGTTGAAGTTCGTTCCGAGCGCCGTCAGGCACTGGCCATTCGCTGGCTGGTTGACGCTGCTCGCAAGCGTTCCGAAACGACCATGGTCGGTCGTCTCGCCGGTGAACTGATGGACGCAGCCAACAACCGTGGCTCGGCCGTCAAGAAGCGCGAAGACACCCATCGTATGGCCGAAGCCAACAAGGCTTTCGCTCATTACCGCTGGTAA
- the rplN gene encoding 50S ribosomal protein L14: MIQMQSNLDVADNSGARRVQCIKVLGGSKRKTANVGDVIVVSVKEAIPRGRVKKGAVHKAVIVRTAKEIRRSDGSAIRFDRNAAVLINANGEPIGTRIFGPVTRELRSRGYMKIISLAPEVL; the protein is encoded by the coding sequence ATGATCCAGATGCAGTCCAATCTGGACGTTGCCGATAATAGCGGCGCTCGCCGTGTTCAGTGCATCAAGGTGCTGGGCGGCTCGAAGCGCAAAACCGCTAATGTCGGTGATGTTATCGTGGTTTCCGTCAAGGAAGCCATTCCGCGCGGTCGTGTTAAGAAGGGTGCAGTACACAAAGCTGTCATCGTTCGGACCGCAAAGGAAATTCGTCGTTCCGATGGTTCGGCGATCCGCTTTGACCGTAATGCTGCCGTTCTTATTAATGCGAACGGTGAGCCTATCGGTACGCGTATTTTCGGCCCGGTGACCCGTGAACTCCGTTCGCGTGGTTACATGAAGATCATTTCGCTTGCCCCGGAGGTGCTGTAA
- the rplV gene encoding 50S ribosomal protein L22, which translates to MGKKADIRRLADNEAAASLRAVRISPRKLNLVAESIRGMKAEAALAELTFSNKRISQDVKKLLESAIANAENNHQLDVDRLFIKEATVGKAFVMKRWRARARGRVGKIIKPFSNMRIVVCEREEAE; encoded by the coding sequence ATGGGTAAAAAAGCTGACATCCGTCGGCTGGCGGACAACGAGGCTGCGGCTTCGCTCCGGGCAGTACGCATTTCCCCGCGTAAGCTCAACCTCGTCGCCGAGTCGATCCGTGGTATGAAGGCAGAGGCTGCTTTGGCAGAGCTCACCTTCTCCAACAAACGCATTTCGCAGGACGTCAAAAAGCTGCTGGAATCGGCAATCGCTAATGCCGAGAACAACCACCAGCTCGATGTTGACCGTCTCTTTATCAAAGAGGCGACTGTTGGTAAGGCATTCGTGATGAAACGTTGGCGGGCCCGCGCACGCGGTCGCGTCGGCAAGATCATCAAGCCGTTCTCCAACATGCGCATCGTCGTCTGCGAACGTGAGGAGGCCGAGTAA